Proteins found in one Miscanthus floridulus cultivar M001 chromosome 4, ASM1932011v1, whole genome shotgun sequence genomic segment:
- the LOC136550825 gene encoding uncharacterized protein isoform X2, whose amino-acid sequence MAEIVSSALVHETVSQLLSNLIQKYEEKEESSVNRNLERLEMAHIRLEAALETSEKWQITDASLLRWRGKLKRAAQECDDTLHKCKQRILEDEHTEKETDGNASEDDFFFSLMLQLSESTDIVGMAIECLQLYAPLFNFKSAVETVRNKLLQLPTEDFLWLPDIDTHHKEHWDILHRFGTDWFRPNPLCCKQHDQHKLCHGSRKSKVSRSPDVLLEPVIEVHLQCYVSILDCNQHRSLMSETKNCLQDSPYLKVGLLFAPHVCLEDILLVDRTPAIPAIYSEEQHFLHTDFTLGQLEETMLPKAIDYFCKNDEAAVYQMLWKLKHGAAYIQVEKASMSTQRTSMRTFQGPCKGKMLQWHDQEIGRQTSAIFQFVNLWVAHAPVQLQGTIVDWIQKEKEEQLAPLQLHQKF is encoded by the exons ATGGCAGAGATTGTCAGCTCTGCACTTGTCCATGAGACAGTCAGCCAACTCCTATCCAATCTGATTCAGAAATATGAGGAGAAGGAGGAATCGAGCGTGAACAGAAACCTGGAGAGGCTGGAGATGGCACACATCAGGCTGGAGGCTGCTCTTGAGACGTCAGAGAAGTGGCAGATCACTGATGCATCCTTGTTGCGTTGGCGTGGGAAGCTGAAGCGTGCTGCTCAGGAGTGTGATGACACGCTGCATAAATGCAAGCAGAGGATTCTCGAAGACGAACATACAGAGAAGGAG ACAGATGGTAATGCATCGGAGGAtgacttcttcttttctttgatgCTACAACTTTCAGAGAGTACCGATATAGTAGGGATGGCAATTGAGTGCCTACAGCTGTATGCTCCTCTTTTCAATTTCAAGTCTGCAGTTGAAACGGTTAGGAATAAACTTCTGCAGCTACCTACAGAAGATTTCTTATGGCTGCCAGATATTGATACACATCACAAAGAACATTGGGATATTCTTCACAGGTTTGGCACTGATTGGTTTCGCCCAAACCCACTATGTTGCAAGCAGCATGATCAGCACAAGCTCTGTCATGGTAGTAGAAAGTCAAAGGTGTCAAGATCACCAGATGTTTTGCTGGAACCAGTTATTGAAGTACACCTGCAGTGCTATGTCTCAATCTTGGACTGCAACCAACATAGGTCCTTGATGTCTGAAACCAAAAATTGTCTACAAGATTCTCCATATCTGAAAGTTGGACTTCTATTTGCCCCACATGTTTGTTTAGAAGACATCCTACTTGTGGATAGAACTCCCGCAATACCGGCAATCTACAGCGAGGAGCAGCATTTCTTGCATACAGACTTCACCTTGGGACAACTGGAAGAGACCATGCTGCCAAAGGCAATAGATTACTTTTGCAAGAATGATGAAGCGGCAGTCTaccaaatgctttggaaattAAAACATGGCGCTGCATATATTCAGGTTGAGAAGGCAAGCATGAGCACACAGAGAACAAGCATGAGAACTTTTCAGGGACCTTGCAAAGGAAAGATGTTGCAATGGCATGATCAGGAGATAGGGAGACAAACAAGTGCCATCTTTCAATTCGTCAACCTGTGGGTTGCACATGCGCCTGTCCAACTGCAAGGCACGATTGTGGACTGGATTcagaaagaaaaggaagaacagTTAGCACCTCTGCAGCTACACCAGAAATTCTAA
- the LOC136550825 gene encoding uncharacterized protein isoform X1 — protein MAEIVSSALVHETVSQLLSNLIQKYEEKEESSVNRNLERLEMAHIRLEAALETSEKWQITDASLLRWRGKLKRAAQECDDTLHKCKQRILEDEHTEKEVRNSSFPVRIAHTTKSFVFSIFSPGKDESSSSAVRRFEWFADGASEFLRLLELGGRPRYHMPFNPLVRHLLNGKKLQHIIIQANKRPLFLQLVPYINAGYGIGAKFIFMQTDGNASEDDFFFSLMLQLSESTDIVGMAIECLQLYAPLFNFKSAVETVRNKLLQLPTEDFLWLPDIDTHHKEHWDILHRFGTDWFRPNPLCCKQHDQHKLCHGSRKSKVSRSPDVLLEPVIEVHLQCYVSILDCNQHRSLMSETKNCLQDSPYLKVGLLFAPHVCLEDILLVDRTPAIPAIYSEEQHFLHTDFTLGQLEETMLPKAIDYFCKNDEAAVYQMLWKLKHGAAYIQVEKASMSTQRTSMRTFQGPCKGKMLQWHDQEIGRQTSAIFQFVNLWVAHAPVQLQGTIVDWIQKEKEEQLAPLQLHQKF, from the coding sequence ATGGCAGAGATTGTCAGCTCTGCACTTGTCCATGAGACAGTCAGCCAACTCCTATCCAATCTGATTCAGAAATATGAGGAGAAGGAGGAATCGAGCGTGAACAGAAACCTGGAGAGGCTGGAGATGGCACACATCAGGCTGGAGGCTGCTCTTGAGACGTCAGAGAAGTGGCAGATCACTGATGCATCCTTGTTGCGTTGGCGTGGGAAGCTGAAGCGTGCTGCTCAGGAGTGTGATGACACGCTGCATAAATGCAAGCAGAGGATTCTCGAAGACGAACATACAGAGAAGGAGGTGAGAAACTCCTCATTTCCTGTACGTATAGCGCATACTACCAAGTCGTTTGTTTTCTCCATCTTTAGCCCCGGCAAAGACGAGTCGAGCAGTTCTGCTGTTCGAAGATTTGAGTGGTTTGCGGATGGTGCTAGCGAGTTTCTCAGATTACTAGAGCTCGGTGGCAGACCACGCTACCACATGCCCTTTAACCCTCTTGTTAGGCATCTTCTGAATGGCAAGAAACTACAACACATAATCATTCAGGCAAACAAGCGTCCTTTGTTTCTACAGTTGGTGCCCTATATTAATGCAGGCTATGGAATAGGGGCTAAATTCATCTTTATGCAGACAGATGGTAATGCATCGGAGGAtgacttcttcttttctttgatgCTACAACTTTCAGAGAGTACCGATATAGTAGGGATGGCAATTGAGTGCCTACAGCTGTATGCTCCTCTTTTCAATTTCAAGTCTGCAGTTGAAACGGTTAGGAATAAACTTCTGCAGCTACCTACAGAAGATTTCTTATGGCTGCCAGATATTGATACACATCACAAAGAACATTGGGATATTCTTCACAGGTTTGGCACTGATTGGTTTCGCCCAAACCCACTATGTTGCAAGCAGCATGATCAGCACAAGCTCTGTCATGGTAGTAGAAAGTCAAAGGTGTCAAGATCACCAGATGTTTTGCTGGAACCAGTTATTGAAGTACACCTGCAGTGCTATGTCTCAATCTTGGACTGCAACCAACATAGGTCCTTGATGTCTGAAACCAAAAATTGTCTACAAGATTCTCCATATCTGAAAGTTGGACTTCTATTTGCCCCACATGTTTGTTTAGAAGACATCCTACTTGTGGATAGAACTCCCGCAATACCGGCAATCTACAGCGAGGAGCAGCATTTCTTGCATACAGACTTCACCTTGGGACAACTGGAAGAGACCATGCTGCCAAAGGCAATAGATTACTTTTGCAAGAATGATGAAGCGGCAGTCTaccaaatgctttggaaattAAAACATGGCGCTGCATATATTCAGGTTGAGAAGGCAAGCATGAGCACACAGAGAACAAGCATGAGAACTTTTCAGGGACCTTGCAAAGGAAAGATGTTGCAATGGCATGATCAGGAGATAGGGAGACAAACAAGTGCCATCTTTCAATTCGTCAACCTGTGGGTTGCACATGCGCCTGTCCAACTGCAAGGCACGATTGTGGACTGGATTcagaaagaaaaggaagaacagTTAGCACCTCTGCAGCTACACCAGAAATTCTAA
- the LOC136550638 gene encoding uncharacterized mitochondrial protein AtMg00810-like, producing the protein MDVKSAFLNGELKEEVYVQQPPGFAIPGEESKSKHEAAIYRKGSEGSVLLVGVYVDDLIITGAVKDEVKAFKERMKSTFEMSDLGLLNFYLGIEVQQGKNGTTMRQTHYAKKILELGGMSDCNPAATPMEERLKLSKHSTAKEVDPTQYRRLVGSLRYLVHTRPDLAFSVGYVSRFLEKPTTEHQQAVKRVLRYLAGTLDYGLQFKRAPNSARFVGYCDSDLAGDIDSSKSTTGCLFFFGNSLVSWQSIKLRVVALSSCEAEYVAMTSAATQALWLSRLLVDLLGRKVETVELRVDNKSAIALAKNPVFHDRSKHIRVKQHFIRDYIEEGSIRTEYIPTADQLADILAKALGKAKLEDMRSRIGIKQIKKG; encoded by the exons ATGGATGTCAAGTCAGCTTTTCTAAATGGAGAGCTCAAGGAAGAAGTATATGTCCAGCAGCCACCTGGGTTTGCTATTCCTGGGGAAGAAAGCAAG AGCAAACATGAAGCAGCAATTTACAGGAAAGGTTCAGAGGGCTCAGTGTTGCTGGTTGGGGTCTATGTTGATGATCTGATCATCACTGGAGCAGTCAAAGATGAAGTAAAGGCTTTCAAGGAAAGGATGAAATCCACCTTTGAGATGAGTGACTTGGGTTTGCTCAATTTCTACCTTGGCATTGAAGTGCAGCAAGGCAAGAATGGGACCACCATGAGGCAGACTCACTATGCCAAGAAAATCCTAGAACTGGGAGGCATGTCTGATTGCAATCCAGCAGCTACACCAATGGAAGAGCGCCTGAAGCTCAGCAAGCATAGCACTGCCAAGGAGGTGGATCCAACTCAGTATAGGAGGCTGGTTGGAAGCTTGAGATACCTGGTTCATACCAGGCCTGATTTGGCTTTCTCAGTGGGCTATGTGAGCAGATTCTTGGAGAAACCGACCACTGAGCACCAGCAAGCAGTCAAGAGGGTGCTGAGGTACTTGGCTGGAACATTGGACTATGGTCTGCAGTTCAAAAGAGCCCCAAATTCTGCTAGGTTTGTGGGCTACTGTGATTCAGACCTAGCCGGTGATATTGACTCCAGCAAAAGCACAACAGGTTGTCTGTTCTTCTTTGGCAACAGCTTGGTCAGCTGGCAATCTATCAAGCTGAGGGTGGTGGCTTTGTCTAGTTGTGAggctgaatatgtggctatgactTCAGCAGCAACACAAGCCCTGTGGCTGTCAAgattgttggttgatttgttgggAAGAAAGGTGGAGACTGTGGAACTGAGGGTTGACAACAAGTCTGCAATTGCACTTGCTAAGAACCCTGTCTTCCATGACAGGAGCAAACATATCAGAGTTAAGCAACATTTTATCAGGGATTATATTGAAGAAGGCAGCATCAGGACTGAGTACATCCCTACAGCTGATCAATTGGCAGACATTCTCGCTAAGGCTTTGGGCAAGGCCAAGCTTGAAGATATGAGAAGCAGAATTGGCATCAAGCAGATCAAGAAGGGTTGA